From the Micromonospora sediminicola genome, one window contains:
- a CDS encoding DUF2087 domain-containing protein gives MTAHALAGALVDERRRVVFAAVVLGARDVPAVVARTGLPARDVATAVRRLTDTGVLVDDGSGLRVDDGWLRDVARSGATPSAPPADRRESILRTFLRDGALTRLPAQRGRRRVLLEHITTHTFEPGLRYPERAVDDALRPWCAGGEADHVTLRRYLVDDMLLTREHGVYWRTGP, from the coding sequence ATGACCGCCCATGCCCTCGCGGGCGCGCTCGTCGACGAGCGCCGCCGCGTCGTGTTCGCCGCCGTCGTCCTCGGCGCCCGGGACGTGCCCGCCGTGGTGGCCCGCACCGGGTTGCCGGCCCGCGACGTGGCCACCGCCGTGCGCCGGCTCACCGACACCGGCGTGCTCGTCGACGACGGCTCCGGGCTGCGCGTCGACGACGGGTGGCTGCGCGACGTCGCCCGCTCCGGGGCGACGCCGTCCGCCCCGCCCGCCGACCGGCGCGAGTCGATCCTGCGCACGTTCCTGCGTGACGGCGCGCTGACCCGGCTGCCCGCGCAGCGCGGCCGCCGGCGCGTGCTGCTGGAACACATCACCACGCACACCTTCGAACCCGGGCTGCGCTATCCGGAACGGGCGGTGGACGACGCGCTGCGCCCCTGGTGCGCCGGCGGCGAGGCCGACCACGTGACGCTGCGCCGCTACCTGGTCGACGACATGCTGCTCACCCGCGAGCACGGCGTCTACTGGCGGACCGGCCCGTGA
- a CDS encoding TIGR04222 domain-containing membrane protein: MLWGVSGPLFLLDYLGAVAVAAAIALAVRELTGRRAAGATPDRVELAYLTDRALLACQVGIAALRRAGGVSTGELATLRANGPPPARPSGLVRALHTALRRPQTWAAVLADPDVARALRRMVGRLVRDGWLLTRAQRRRIALGTLPLFAIAAVGVTRLVDSAVEGRSAGGPASVAGLLLCCLATALGGWWLTEVPETGAAARRLLRRLRREHADLDPERRPTWQGRDTDALLTAMALFGPRPLLAVDPAFAVQVGVDPDRGRPRPEPKPARR, from the coding sequence ATGCTCTGGGGTGTCAGCGGGCCGCTCTTCCTCCTCGACTACCTCGGCGCGGTCGCCGTGGCCGCCGCGATCGCCCTGGCCGTACGGGAACTGACCGGCCGGCGGGCCGCCGGCGCGACGCCCGACCGGGTCGAACTGGCCTACCTCACCGACCGCGCGCTGCTGGCCTGCCAGGTGGGGATCGCCGCGCTGCGCCGCGCCGGCGGGGTGAGCACCGGCGAACTCGCCACGCTGCGCGCCAACGGCCCCCCACCGGCCCGACCATCCGGTCTGGTCCGCGCCCTGCACACCGCCCTGCGCCGCCCGCAGACCTGGGCCGCCGTCCTCGCCGACCCCGACGTCGCTCGGGCGCTGCGCCGGATGGTCGGCCGGCTGGTCCGCGACGGTTGGCTGCTCACCCGCGCCCAACGCCGCCGGATCGCGCTGGGCACCCTGCCGCTGTTCGCGATCGCCGCCGTCGGCGTGACCCGGCTCGTGGACAGCGCCGTCGAGGGACGCTCCGCCGGCGGCCCGGCCTCGGTCGCCGGGCTGCTGCTGTGCTGCCTGGCCACCGCGCTGGGCGGCTGGTGGCTGACCGAGGTGCCGGAGACCGGCGCCGCCGCCCGCCGCCTGCTGCGCCGGCTACGACGCGAGCACGCCGACCTCGACCCCGAACGCCGCCCCACCTGGCAGGGACGGGACACCGACGCGCTGCTGACCGCCATGGCGCTGTTCGGTCCCCGCCCGCTGCTCGCCGTCGACCCGGCCTTCGCCGTCCAGGTCGGCGTCGACCCGGACCGCGGCCGACCCCGCCCGGAGCCGAAACCCGCCCGCCGCTGA
- a CDS encoding GNAT family N-acetyltransferase, producing MTGWDTRLDPPDGPVARVLLREYMAEMVRRWYGRPERPGEVDAALTEMPSDDLAPPTGLLMTAHHDGLPAGCAGLRWRPGWAELTRLYVRPAHRGAGGGAALLAAAEAYAVDAGAARIRLDTRSDLVEARALYARHGYREIPAYTSGPYAQHWFEKSLPARVDDAATPR from the coding sequence GTGACCGGCTGGGACACCCGCCTCGACCCGCCCGACGGTCCGGTCGCGCGGGTGCTGCTGCGGGAGTACATGGCGGAGATGGTCCGCCGCTGGTACGGCCGCCCGGAGCGGCCCGGCGAGGTCGACGCCGCGCTGACCGAGATGCCCAGCGACGACCTGGCCCCGCCCACCGGCCTGCTGATGACAGCTCACCACGACGGCCTTCCCGCCGGGTGCGCCGGGCTGCGGTGGCGGCCGGGCTGGGCGGAGTTGACCCGGCTGTACGTGCGCCCGGCGCACCGGGGCGCCGGTGGCGGCGCGGCCCTGCTCGCGGCGGCCGAGGCGTACGCGGTCGACGCGGGGGCGGCCCGGATCCGCCTGGACACCCGCTCCGACCTGGTCGAGGCACGCGCCCTGTATGCCCGCCACGGCTACCGGGAGATCCCCGCCTACACCTCCGGCCCGTACGCGCAGCACTGGTTCGAGAAGTCACTGCCGGCGCGAGTTGACGACGCCGCGACGCCGCGCTAA
- a CDS encoding MarR family winged helix-turn-helix transcriptional regulator, with protein sequence MTDRDSVDQHVARWQPVLPDLDPDVEGAVVRMMLLTRHLRAVKDRVLADLDLQEKEYGTLHVLAGRGGRAAPSEIADALRMAPASITARVDALVRRGFVRRIPSEVDRRRVDVALTEAGEAIWRQALDVVGDEEHRVLGALDAAERRTLADLLRRVNSAAERPTGNVGGP encoded by the coding sequence GTGACCGACCGTGACTCCGTCGACCAGCACGTGGCGCGCTGGCAGCCCGTCCTGCCCGACCTCGACCCCGACGTGGAGGGCGCGGTGGTGCGGATGATGCTGCTCACCCGGCACCTGCGCGCGGTCAAGGACCGGGTCCTGGCCGACCTCGACCTGCAGGAGAAGGAGTACGGCACGCTGCACGTCCTCGCCGGGCGCGGCGGGCGCGCCGCCCCGTCGGAGATCGCCGACGCGCTGCGGATGGCGCCCGCCTCGATCACCGCCCGGGTGGACGCCCTGGTCCGGCGCGGCTTCGTGCGCCGGATCCCGTCCGAGGTCGACCGGCGGCGCGTCGACGTGGCGCTCACCGAGGCCGGCGAGGCCATCTGGCGGCAGGCCCTGGACGTCGTCGGTGACGAGGAGCACCGGGTGCTCGGCGCACTGGACGCGGCGGAGCGGCGGACGCTGGCCGACCTGCTGCGCCGGGTGAACTCGGCCGCCGAGCGACCGACCGGAAACGTCGGGGGCCCGTGA
- a CDS encoding cupin domain-containing protein has translation MNPEPIELAAALARFDQLWSPRIVTTVNDYDVRVAKVAGEHVWHAHDHTDEFFLVLDGELRIALRDGADAAQREVTLPRGAVFVVPRGVEHRPYAPDGASILMFEPSGTSSVGDRHDAVPDSVDATTGHRL, from the coding sequence ATGAACCCTGAGCCGATCGAGCTGGCCGCCGCCCTGGCGCGCTTCGACCAGCTGTGGAGTCCGCGGATCGTGACCACGGTCAACGACTACGACGTCCGGGTCGCGAAGGTGGCGGGCGAGCACGTCTGGCACGCCCACGACCACACCGACGAGTTCTTCCTGGTGCTCGACGGGGAGCTGCGCATCGCCCTGCGCGACGGCGCGGACGCCGCGCAGCGGGAGGTGACGCTGCCGCGCGGCGCGGTGTTCGTGGTGCCGCGCGGGGTGGAGCACCGGCCGTACGCGCCGGACGGCGCCTCGATCCTCATGTTCGAGCCGTCCGGCACGTCCAGCGTGGGGGACCGGCACGACGCCGTCCCCGACAGCGTCGACGCCACCACCGGGCACCGGCTCTGA
- a CDS encoding GNAT family N-acetyltransferase translates to MRIRDYTDADWGQVWPIFSDVVTAGDTFPYDPAWPAEVAHEVWVERPPGRTSVAVDDDAAVLGTAKMGANRPGPGSHVATASFMVAAGARGRGVGRALCEDALDWARRQGFAAMQFNAVVETNAAAVALYRRLGFTVIGTVPESFAHPARGRVGLHVMHRPL, encoded by the coding sequence GTGCGCATCCGTGACTACACCGACGCCGACTGGGGCCAGGTCTGGCCGATCTTCTCCGACGTCGTCACCGCCGGGGACACGTTCCCCTACGACCCGGCCTGGCCGGCCGAGGTGGCCCACGAGGTGTGGGTGGAACGCCCCCCGGGGCGTACCTCGGTGGCGGTGGACGACGACGCCGCCGTGCTCGGCACCGCCAAGATGGGCGCGAACCGGCCCGGGCCGGGCTCGCACGTGGCGACCGCGAGTTTCATGGTGGCCGCCGGCGCGCGGGGCCGCGGCGTGGGCCGGGCGCTGTGCGAGGACGCGTTGGACTGGGCCCGCCGGCAGGGTTTCGCCGCGATGCAGTTCAACGCCGTGGTGGAGACCAACGCGGCGGCCGTGGCGCTGTACCGGCGGTTGGGCTTCACCGTGATCGGCACCGTGCCGGAGTCGTTCGCCCACCCGGCGCGGGGTCGGGTGGGCCTGCACGTCATGCACCGTCCCCTGTGA
- a CDS encoding MFS transporter, which yields MPSGSAPSVCSSSAVRCPPSATPWSPPRSRSPCCGPPARPPRWPWCSAAPWCPGCCCSPLGGVVADRFAARRVALATDLIRGAAQLVVGVELLGGAPTLAHLAVASAVGGVASAFAMPTASPLVAGVVDAAGRQRANALLGATTNASRLAGPALAGLLVWTAGPGWAFVIDAASFGVSAALLAAIQVRHVPVERRSLRADLVLGWREVRARDWYWSSLVAHAVWNGAAAVLLTVGPAVAVTRLGGEGVWVLLQQAGAVGLLAGSLLASRARPRRPVLVGNLALATYAAPLLLLAVAAPAALTVAAYCLALSALGFLNPVWETVVQARFPTEVLARVTSYDWLMSLGAMPLGYALAPLAASAWGASTPLAVAGVLVLLACAGTAAVPGVRRVGWTVAAAPAQPEPARR from the coding sequence ATCCCCTCCGGCTCCGCGCCTTCCGTCTGCTCTTCCTCGGCCGTACGGTGTCCGCCCTCGGCGACGCCGTGGTCCCCACCGCGCTCGCGCTCGCCGTGCTGCGGGCCACCGGCTCGACCGCCGCGCTGGCCCTGGTGCTCGGCTGCGCCATGGTGCCCCGGCTGCTGCTGCTCCCCGCTCGGCGGCGTGGTCGCCGACCGGTTCGCCGCCCGCCGCGTCGCGCTCGCCACCGACCTGATCCGCGGCGCCGCCCAACTGGTCGTCGGCGTCGAACTGCTCGGCGGCGCGCCGACCCTCGCCCACCTCGCCGTGGCCTCCGCCGTCGGCGGGGTCGCCTCCGCCTTCGCCATGCCCACCGCGTCCCCCCTGGTCGCCGGCGTCGTCGACGCCGCGGGACGGCAGCGGGCCAACGCCCTGCTCGGCGCCACCACCAACGCCAGCCGGCTCGCCGGCCCGGCCCTGGCCGGCCTGCTGGTCTGGACCGCCGGCCCCGGCTGGGCGTTCGTCATCGACGCCGCCTCGTTCGGCGTCAGCGCCGCACTGCTGGCCGCCATCCAGGTCCGGCACGTGCCGGTCGAGCGCCGCTCACTGCGCGCCGACCTGGTCCTCGGGTGGCGGGAGGTCCGCGCCCGCGACTGGTACTGGAGCAGCCTGGTCGCCCACGCCGTCTGGAACGGAGCCGCCGCCGTGCTGCTCACCGTCGGCCCGGCCGTCGCCGTCACCCGGCTCGGCGGCGAGGGCGTCTGGGTACTGCTGCAACAGGCCGGCGCGGTCGGGCTGCTGGCCGGTTCGCTGCTGGCCAGCCGCGCCCGCCCCCGCCGCCCGGTGCTGGTGGGCAACCTGGCGCTGGCCACGTACGCGGCGCCGCTGCTGCTGCTCGCCGTGGCCGCGCCCGCCGCGCTGACCGTGGCCGCCTACTGCCTGGCGCTGAGCGCCCTGGGCTTCCTCAACCCGGTCTGGGAGACCGTGGTCCAGGCCCGCTTCCCCACCGAGGTGCTGGCCCGGGTCACCTCCTACGACTGGCTCATGTCGCTGGGCGCCATGCCCCTCGGTTACGCCCTCGCGCCGCTCGCCGCGTCGGCCTGGGGCGCCTCGACGCCCCTCGCGGTCGCCGGGGTGCTCGTGCTGCTCGCCTGCGCCGGCACCGCCGCCGTGCCCGGCGTACGCCGGGTGGGCTGGACCGTCGCCGCCGCGCCGGCCCAGCCGGAGCCGGCGCGGCGGTGA
- a CDS encoding nuclear transport factor 2 family protein — translation MAGRAREVVERVLRASREGDVEAFVELMAPEGYIEWPFRPAGVPGRVRGRADVRRHLIETAGTLITFDEYRDVVIHETLDPEVVIVEYDAVGSVVATAEPFEQTVIAVFRVQDGLVVSYRDYINPLPLMEALTGGAGNR, via the coding sequence ATGGCGGGTCGGGCACGGGAGGTCGTCGAGCGGGTCCTGCGCGCCAGCCGGGAGGGCGACGTCGAGGCGTTCGTGGAGCTGATGGCCCCGGAAGGCTACATCGAGTGGCCGTTCCGCCCCGCCGGTGTGCCCGGCCGGGTGCGGGGGCGGGCCGACGTCCGCCGGCACCTGATCGAGACGGCCGGCACCCTGATCACGTTCGACGAGTACCGCGACGTGGTGATCCACGAGACGCTCGACCCCGAGGTGGTCATCGTGGAGTACGACGCCGTCGGCAGCGTGGTCGCCACCGCGGAGCCGTTCGAGCAGACGGTGATCGCCGTGTTCCGCGTCCAGGACGGACTCGTCGTGTCCTACCGCGACTACATCAACCCGCTGCCGCTGATGGAGGCGCTGACCGGCGGCGCGGGAAACCGCTGA
- a CDS encoding DUF1062 domain-containing protein, protein MSSSPHVVLPWFVRRTRVPLLSLRCVDCRSESATTGDGRFRVNANGKLLDVWLLVRCVSCDRTSKLTVHERAPVSSLDPATLHGYHVNDPVLVAVTLVDPALARRGRFTLDWTGAWRLDTPTERPAEAWPLRVEVTFEDPVPVRPDRLIAHGLGLSRHEVLRRVKGDVSLRRPRSTDFTFTVLAEG, encoded by the coding sequence ATGTCTTCATCACCCCATGTCGTGCTGCCCTGGTTCGTCCGCCGGACCAGGGTTCCGCTGCTGTCACTGCGCTGCGTGGACTGCCGATCGGAGTCCGCCACCACCGGCGACGGCCGGTTCCGGGTCAACGCCAACGGCAAACTGCTCGACGTCTGGCTGCTGGTCCGATGCGTCTCCTGCGACCGGACCAGCAAGCTGACCGTGCACGAGCGGGCGCCGGTCAGCTCGCTCGACCCGGCCACGCTCCACGGCTACCACGTCAACGACCCGGTCCTGGTCGCCGTCACACTGGTCGATCCGGCGCTGGCCCGGCGCGGTCGCTTCACGTTGGACTGGACCGGCGCCTGGCGTCTGGACACCCCGACCGAACGGCCCGCCGAGGCGTGGCCGCTGCGGGTCGAGGTCACCTTCGAGGACCCGGTGCCGGTGCGCCCGGACCGGCTCATCGCCCACGGCCTGGGCCTCAGCCGGCACGAGGTGCTGCGCCGGGTCAAGGGCGACGTGTCGCTGCGCCGCCCGAGAAGCACCGACTTCACCTTCACCGTGCTGGCCGAGGGTTAG
- a CDS encoding ArnT family glycosyltransferase — translation MAESVADVDRREAATPAGPPPPGPHTAVPWLVGAALTAVLLLLAGRYGYHRDELYFLLCGRHLDWGYVDQGPLVPALARLADTVAPGNLVLLRTPSAVIGGAAVVLVAAIAREFGAGRVAQSAAAVLAAASGIVLAGGHLLSTTSVDLLVWLVAAFCVARMLRTGDTRWALGAGLALGVGMLNKPLPALLGVGLVAGVVIAGPRRLLRDRWVLAGAVIAVLLAVPYGAWQAAHGFPQLSVASAIAGGDSSYSGRLDALVLQLLIISPFAVPVWVTGLVALLRRPAWSAYRAIGWAWLVVVAVVVLAGGKGYYDAPLLLVLTAAGVTPTLDWARRGAARARQTALAAAAVLMAASSAVLLLPTLPADRLPGFVVAANPDVGETIGWPEFADSVAAVHRGLPPAERDRAVMLTANYGEAGALARYGPARGLPRAYSGHNSMVTFGRPPDGADVVIAVGWSRPDRLRAWFTEVTEAGRVDQRVDVDNEENGGPIFVARGPRRPWSHIWDSEVRHAS, via the coding sequence GTGGCCGAATCAGTCGCCGACGTCGATCGTCGCGAGGCCGCCACGCCCGCCGGGCCGCCGCCGCCCGGGCCACACACGGCGGTCCCGTGGCTGGTCGGCGCGGCCCTCACCGCCGTCCTGCTGCTGCTCGCCGGCCGCTACGGCTACCACCGCGACGAGCTCTACTTCCTGCTGTGCGGCCGGCACCTCGACTGGGGCTACGTCGACCAGGGGCCGCTCGTGCCCGCCCTGGCCCGGCTGGCCGACACCGTCGCGCCGGGCAACCTGGTGCTGCTGCGCACCCCGTCGGCGGTCATCGGCGGCGCCGCGGTGGTGCTGGTCGCCGCGATCGCCCGGGAGTTCGGCGCCGGTCGGGTCGCCCAGTCGGCGGCGGCGGTGCTCGCCGCCGCCTCGGGCATCGTCCTGGCCGGCGGGCACCTGCTCAGCACCACCAGCGTCGACCTGCTGGTGTGGCTCGTCGCCGCGTTCTGCGTGGCCCGGATGCTGCGCACCGGCGACACCCGCTGGGCGCTCGGCGCCGGGCTCGCCCTCGGCGTGGGAATGCTCAACAAGCCACTGCCCGCCCTGCTCGGCGTCGGCCTGGTCGCCGGGGTCGTGATCGCCGGGCCGCGTCGCCTGCTGCGGGACCGGTGGGTCCTCGCCGGGGCGGTGATCGCCGTGCTGCTCGCCGTGCCGTACGGGGCGTGGCAGGCCGCGCACGGCTTCCCGCAGCTCTCCGTCGCCTCGGCCATCGCTGGCGGCGACAGCTCCTACAGCGGCCGGCTGGACGCGCTCGTGTTGCAACTGCTCATCATCAGCCCGTTCGCCGTCCCGGTGTGGGTGACCGGGCTGGTGGCGCTGCTGCGCCGCCCGGCCTGGTCGGCGTACCGGGCGATCGGCTGGGCGTGGCTGGTGGTGGTCGCGGTCGTCGTGCTGGCCGGCGGCAAGGGCTACTACGACGCGCCGCTGCTGCTGGTGCTCACCGCCGCCGGCGTGACGCCCACCCTCGACTGGGCGCGGCGCGGCGCCGCCCGGGCCCGACAGACCGCACTCGCCGCCGCCGCCGTGCTGATGGCGGCCAGCAGCGCGGTGCTGCTGCTGCCCACGCTGCCGGCCGACCGGCTGCCCGGGTTCGTCGTCGCGGCCAACCCCGACGTCGGCGAGACGATCGGATGGCCGGAGTTCGCCGACTCGGTCGCCGCCGTGCACCGGGGTCTGCCGCCGGCCGAACGCGACCGGGCGGTCATGCTCACCGCCAACTACGGCGAGGCCGGCGCGCTGGCCCGCTACGGCCCGGCGCGTGGCCTGCCCCGCGCGTACTCCGGGCACAACAGCATGGTCACGTTCGGCCGGCCGCCCGACGGCGCCGACGTGGTGATCGCCGTCGGCTGGTCCCGCCCCGACCGGCTGCGCGCCTGGTTCACCGAGGTCACCGAGGCCGGCCGGGTCGACCAGCGGGTCGACGTCGACAACGAGGAGAACGGCGGGCCGATCTTCGTCGCCCGCGGTCCGCGCCGCCCCTGGTCGCACATCTGGGACAGCGAGGTCCGGCACGCCTCCTGA
- a CDS encoding Hsp20/alpha crystallin family protein, which yields MLMRTDPFREIDRIAEQFFGTTTRPAVMHLDAYRDGDHFYAAFDLPGVDPDSIDCTVERNVLTVRAERRRPTGENVELVAAERPMGTFTRQLFLGDTLDTDRLEAGYDNGVLTLRIPVAERAKPRRITVTSTAEGNGHRQLTTA from the coding sequence ATGTTGATGCGTACCGACCCGTTCCGTGAGATCGACCGGATCGCCGAGCAGTTCTTCGGCACCACCACCCGGCCGGCCGTGATGCACCTCGACGCCTACCGCGACGGCGACCACTTCTACGCCGCCTTCGACCTGCCCGGCGTGGACCCGGACAGCATCGACTGCACGGTCGAGCGCAACGTGCTGACCGTCCGCGCCGAGCGGCGCCGCCCGACCGGCGAGAACGTCGAACTGGTCGCCGCCGAGCGCCCGATGGGCACCTTCACCCGCCAGCTGTTCCTGGGCGACACGCTCGACACCGACCGCCTCGAAGCCGGCTACGACAACGGGGTGCTGACGCTGCGCATCCCGGTCGCCGAGCGGGCCAAGCCGCGCCGGATCACGGTCACGTCGACCGCGGAGGGCAACGGCCACCGGCAGCTCACCACCGCCTGA
- a CDS encoding helix-turn-helix transcriptional regulator — protein sequence MRASRLVSLLLLLQTRGRTTAQELADALEVSVRTVYRDIESLGAAGVPVYADRGPAGGYRLLEGWRTRLTGLTGPEAEALFLAGVPGPAAELGLASVVAAAELKVRAALPGDLADRTGRIRQRFHLDAPGWFRHPEPVPHLETLAGAVWEDRLVRLRYRRWRAPREVSRTVAPLGVVLKAGRWYLVARCGEQMRTYRVGAVLDAVVTEERHDRPDDFDLAAYWREWTARYERDVYRGEARIRLTVAALEFMPYVFPPEMSRAARAAAGEPGPDGWLETTVPIESARHAHAELLKLGAEVEVLAPAELRDRFTATAHALTRLYPADAEAGSAGAPASPASA from the coding sequence GTGCGCGCCAGCCGGCTGGTCTCCCTGCTGCTGCTCCTGCAGACCCGGGGGCGGACGACCGCCCAGGAACTCGCCGACGCCCTGGAGGTGTCGGTGCGGACCGTCTACCGCGACATCGAGTCACTCGGCGCCGCCGGCGTGCCGGTGTACGCCGACCGCGGGCCGGCCGGCGGCTACCGCCTGCTGGAGGGCTGGCGTACCCGGCTGACCGGCCTGACCGGGCCGGAGGCCGAGGCGTTGTTCCTCGCCGGCGTGCCCGGGCCGGCGGCGGAGCTGGGTCTGGCGTCGGTGGTGGCCGCCGCCGAGCTGAAGGTGCGCGCCGCGCTGCCCGGGGACCTGGCCGACCGCACCGGCCGGATCCGGCAGCGGTTCCACCTGGACGCCCCCGGCTGGTTCCGGCACCCCGAGCCGGTGCCGCACCTGGAGACGCTGGCCGGCGCGGTGTGGGAGGACCGGCTGGTGCGGCTGCGGTACCGGCGCTGGCGCGCCCCGCGCGAGGTGAGCCGGACGGTCGCCCCGCTGGGCGTGGTGCTCAAGGCGGGCCGGTGGTATCTGGTGGCCCGGTGCGGGGAGCAGATGCGCACCTACCGGGTCGGGGCGGTGCTCGACGCGGTGGTCACCGAGGAGCGCCACGACCGCCCGGACGACTTCGACCTGGCCGCCTACTGGCGGGAGTGGACCGCGCGCTACGAGCGCGACGTCTACCGGGGCGAGGCGCGGATCCGGCTCACCGTGGCCGCGCTGGAGTTCATGCCGTACGTCTTCCCGCCGGAGATGAGCCGGGCGGCCCGGGCGGCGGCCGGCGAACCGGGCCCGGACGGCTGGTTGGAGACCACCGTGCCGATCGAGTCGGCCCGGCACGCCCACGCCGAGCTGCTCAAGCTCGGCGCCGAGGTGGAGGTGCTGGCGCCGGCCGAGCTGCGGGACCGGTTCACCGCCACGGCGCACGCGCTGACCCGGCTCTATCCCGCCGACGCCGAGGCGGGGTCGGCCGGCGCTCCGGCCTCCCCCGCCTCGGCGTGA
- a CDS encoding GNAT family N-acetyltransferase, whose amino-acid sequence MTTTIVPMTCAHPAFDRTAALFDAYRVHYGLPSSPETTRSWLHDQLAQHRISAAAAVQADQVCGFVTAMVMPASLMLGTAWSIRDLYVDPRHRRSGVASALLQHVIHSARAAGASRLSLQTETDNVPALTLYTQAGFRPVTGLELLNLRLDPTPEDPGDTT is encoded by the coding sequence GTGACAACGACGATCGTGCCGATGACCTGTGCTCATCCGGCGTTCGACCGCACCGCTGCCCTGTTCGACGCCTACCGGGTGCACTACGGCCTACCGTCATCTCCCGAGACGACCCGCTCCTGGCTGCACGATCAGCTCGCACAGCACCGGATCTCCGCTGCTGCCGCCGTCCAGGCCGACCAGGTCTGCGGTTTCGTCACGGCCATGGTCATGCCCGCATCGCTCATGCTGGGCACCGCGTGGTCGATCCGTGACCTGTACGTGGACCCGCGCCACCGCCGTAGCGGTGTCGCGTCCGCACTCCTGCAGCACGTCATCCACAGTGCTCGTGCTGCCGGTGCCTCGCGCCTGTCGCTGCAGACCGAGACCGACAACGTCCCGGCCCTGACGCTCTACACGCAGGCCGGCTTCCGGCCCGTCACCGGCCTGGAACTACTCAATCTCCGCCTCGACCCCACCCCGGAAGATCCAGGAGACACGACCTAG
- a CDS encoding HNH endonuclease, with translation MLSQVTGLSRHFTEESLRSYLLARSQRLPTGCLVVRGYGGQRGVYQKLAGRAWAHIAAYAVFVGGYRPDLDVHHDCGVPDCIEPTHLRQLSHADNCRERRQQSLCRNGHDREVDPDTGRFRKVCRRCNSEAQRRWRERRAAEVAAAKASYRS, from the coding sequence ATGCTGTCCCAGGTGACCGGCCTGTCCCGGCACTTCACGGAGGAATCACTACGCTCCTACCTGCTGGCCCGCTCGCAGCGCCTGCCGACGGGCTGCCTCGTGGTGCGTGGATATGGCGGCCAGCGCGGCGTCTACCAGAAGCTCGCCGGACGCGCCTGGGCCCACATCGCGGCATACGCGGTCTTCGTCGGCGGCTACCGGCCGGACCTTGACGTCCATCACGACTGCGGTGTGCCCGACTGCATCGAGCCGACCCACCTGCGTCAGCTCAGTCACGCCGACAACTGTCGGGAACGTCGACAGCAGTCGCTCTGCCGTAACGGACACGACCGGGAGGTCGATCCCGACACCGGACGCTTCCGGAAGGTGTGCCGTCGCTGCAACAGCGAAGCGCAGAGGCGGTGGCGTGAGCGGCGCGCGGCCGAGGTGGCCGCGGCCAAAGCTTCCTACCGGTCGTGA
- a CDS encoding SMP-30/gluconolactonase/LRE family protein — protein sequence MVLVPVLAAVGLVAPSPAIADAGASSPRVAGPSHRTYFPSRIALPDGFTPEGLTIGRGTTVYVGSILDGAIWRGDLRTGRGAVLVPGVPGTDKAGLKVDAQDRLWTADFSGGGASVYHARTGALLARYRFTDQPGSLVNDLVITPRAVYFTDSTRPVLYVVPLGPRGRLPAGSAVRTLALSGPAAEPDAFANGIVTLPDGDLLVAQMLAGRLVRIDPATGASRAFDLGGYSVTRADGLVRRGRTLYVIRNLTNVVAVFRLSPGYDSATLVREITDVRLRVPATGDLFGPWLYVVNGRFDVEPTPSTDYDIVRLPAWQ from the coding sequence ATGGTCCTCGTTCCGGTGCTGGCCGCGGTCGGCCTCGTCGCTCCCAGCCCGGCGATCGCCGACGCCGGCGCTTCCTCGCCTCGCGTCGCCGGCCCGTCCCACCGCACCTACTTCCCGTCCCGCATCGCGTTGCCGGACGGCTTCACACCGGAGGGACTCACCATCGGCCGCGGCACCACGGTCTACGTGGGGTCCATCCTCGACGGCGCGATCTGGCGGGGGGACCTGCGCACCGGACGGGGCGCAGTACTGGTGCCGGGGGTGCCCGGCACCGACAAGGCGGGACTGAAGGTGGACGCGCAGGACCGGCTCTGGACCGCCGACTTCTCCGGTGGCGGCGCCAGCGTGTACCACGCTCGGACCGGTGCCCTGCTGGCTCGCTACCGGTTCACCGATCAGCCCGGAAGCCTGGTCAACGACTTGGTGATCACTCCCCGGGCGGTGTACTTCACCGACTCCACCCGACCAGTGCTGTATGTCGTGCCACTTGGTCCCCGTGGCCGGCTGCCGGCCGGCTCGGCCGTTCGGACGCTCGCCCTCAGCGGGCCGGCGGCCGAACCGGACGCGTTCGCGAACGGGATCGTCACGCTGCCGGACGGAGACCTGCTGGTCGCCCAGATGCTCGCCGGTCGGCTGGTCCGGATCGATCCGGCCACCGGTGCCAGCCGTGCGTTCGACCTCGGCGGCTACTCCGTGACCCGGGCCGACGGGTTGGTGCGGCGGGGCCGCACCCTCTACGTCATCCGCAACCTGACCAATGTCGTGGCCGTCTTCCGGCTGTCGCCCGGGTACGACTCCGCGACTCTGGTCCGAGAGATCACCGATGTGCGACTGCGGGTGCCGGCGACCGGCGACCTCTTCGGACCCTGGCTGTACGTGGTCAACGGCCGGTTCGACGTCGAGCCGACACCGAGCACCGACTACGACATCGTCCGGCTGCCCGCCTGGCAGTGA